AGTAAATGTAATTCATTCTCATGTTGTCTTTGTGTTGCATGTCCTAGGAGTGCTGAGAACAAAATGGACAGCAGTAATCTGTCTGTGATCTTCGCCCCTAACCTCCTGCACTTTGCAGAGGGTGCGGAGAAGATGAACGCTGGAACTGAGAGGAAGCTCAAGCTGCAGGCTGCTGTGGTGCACTGCTTCATACAGAATGCACGCAACTTCGGTATGTTACAGGCCTGaagtgctttttttttgttgttgacttAAACTGAATAGTGGGGTTTAGGCACATAGTTGAAGGGAAATCTGGTCTGACAAGGTTTGTAAAGTTGTTTACAGTTCATACCTACTCGGACGGAAGTTGTTTATGTTTGCTCTTCATTTttagaagctgcttttatctaAAGAATTGTTTAGTACGACATGTGTATATTTGATTGGTTTATGTAGTTCCTGGAAACATTCAAAACCTGCCCAATCAAGCTCtgtttgaaacaaaacaaatttgtTGGTAGGGGGGGGGGAGTGTTGTGAAACAGCTCAGTCAGCTGTTGTGAAACCTCCATTGTGACAGCTCAGTTCTCTAAATGCAGTGGAGGCGCTGTGCAGCAGCGCCATGTGAATCATGTATCATAATGATGGCCTTGCTGTTTGTCTTGTGACAGGTGTTGTTCCCCAGTTCCTCCAGGAGAAGGTTCCAGCCATGCTGGGCTGTGGGGCAAGTCTCTTCTCTCCGCCTCTGGACCATGCGGAGGAGCACGCTGCCAGCTCAGGCCTGAGGAGGAGCCACAGGCGCAGCCTGGGAGGTAAGAGTCCAGTGCAGCTTGAACAAGCAATTGCTAACCTGATCTTAGACTAACAACACTGGTTTAAAAAGGGGTAGTTCAGCTAAAAATCTAAGCAACACTCCATACACTGTGTCCATACTTAAGCTTTCAGGGCTTTAATTTCTCAGGCACCACTGGAATTAAGGCATTGGTCAGGTTATTTAAAGTGCAAAAATAgataaatatacatacattgATTGCCTGAAAGGGGAAAATCGGAATAACTTCAGGCGGGGAAATGTTCCTTGCTTTAATCCCCAAGTTGCTAATAAATGTGCTGGTAGATGTATGCCCAACAGTTGGAGTGTTCACAAAGGAAAGACAATAAGACATGCTTGCTTATCTGATTTTGACTGAACTATCCCCTAAAGTGGATTATtattggtgtttccagctaactGCTGCTCATATGTGGCGACTACCAAAGTTTTTGTCTTGCGTTCCAGATTTGGTAAATGGAGCACTGAATAAGTTATTAGTTAATAGAACCCCTACAAACACCCCCAAGTCTGAAGGAGCTGGTAGGTATTCATGTTGGGACTCATCACCTCGCACgctctgaaaaaaagaaaaacgcgCTTGTTTGTCCAGCTTGTTCCTGAATGCAAGCCAAAAGCCAATGCTTTCTTGATTTGTGAATAATGGAAACCAATCAGTTAAATTATGCCTTCAGAATGAGTTTCTGTGTTTGACTTTGCTTAAGTAGTTCTCTGCTCATCTGACCTTGCTTGCCGAACAGCTAAATTTGACTGTGCCTTGCCTGCAGTTCTTCAACCGATTCCTTAGCTTCTGTCTTTCAGCACTTGACTGTTTCTTGAAATTTGTAATCAGCAGTGATTCCTCACCCACTACTGTTAACATCTCAAGCATTCTATTCTTGTATGATCCCATTCCACTGACAATATAGCCTGTCGCCCACCAGCTTAGAATCTCAGTCAGTGTTTTGACATTTCATTTAAGCCTATTCGTTATTTTCCAGTATTTTCATCGGCGACCCCAGTGATCATGACGCCCAACACCAAGCGCAAGCTTCCACTGGACTCGGGCCATAACCACGAGTCCTCCAACAAGAAGCGCAGATCCATCAAGAAGAACCTGGGCATTGAGCTCCTCCCACATGTGCTGTTTGGCGCTGGGTCCACCCCTGGATCAGGTGAGCACTATCGCTTTGGATACCAACATCTGCTGAACGAATAAATCTAAATGTAAAAAGCAAGATAAAAGCTTGCTGAAAAAGTATAGTGTCTTGGTGATATTGTCGGCAGTGTCGTACAGTGGAAGCTTGTCCTACCTTTTCACATGGTGTTGTGTCACGGGACACACAACTACATGACACATGTTCACGATAGCTAGTGGGAATGACACATCTGTGCTTTTCATGAACATACACCATGTGCGAATACACTTGGAGACTAGGAAACTGTTGtatggtgttgctttaattaaaACTGCTTAAAAGATGTGTTCTGAGTGGTTTTGTGTATGTCCCCTGCTGTTCCAGTGCACAGCGCCTCAGGTGTTTCTCCTTCAGTGGTGTCTACAGGCAGGACCAGCAGGCTCACGGCAAGCTCTGCCCGTAGGAAGAGCAAGAGGCTGAGTTACAGAACCCACCAGATCAACAGGTGAGATGTGCTGGCTGTATTATTCAAGTCTCTCCACTAGGGGGCAGGATTATCCATAATTTGAATGTCATTGTGATTTGTTTTTTGTACTGACATGGTAATTGTCCATatgctgtagctgctgttgtgttggTATCTcagcaaattgtgtgtgtgtgtgttgtctttcaGGCATGAGTCAGGCAAGACTGGTTGCTTCTCTCCCAGAGTTCCCAAGAAGGAGGCAGCCAGGAAGTCTCTGCGTATGCGTTTCAGCTTGGGCAAAGGCATCAAAGACACTGTAAGTTCAGACTGCATCTAAAGCCCTGGTACATGGGGATTGTGAATGAAACTCTAATGAACTCGAATGAATAAGGTCCTCTTTTGTAATCATGTCTGATTGTACCAGTTCAGGTACAACGGTGAGCATGACTGCATGATGgcacttttaaaaaatgtttatcTTAACACTAATCTTTTAATTAATGGAGAAAATATACCACTGCAATTATATAGAGGTTTGAAATATGGGTGGATTAAAATCAGTCCTATTTGTCAATGACTGCGTTTACATGCATTTCCGTATCCCGATTATGTTATTTGTGTTCACACATGTAAACCTCGTATCCAGATTTCAGAACCCATATATACACCTTATCCTGGTTTCTAATCCCAAGGGTCGTGGTGCGGTGTGCTAATACTATAACTTTATTGTTTGTAACCGGAGTACTAGTACTCATCATGTACTACAGGGACATGAATAACCAGATTTCTCTGTGTTCATGTAAACACCATATCCTGAGTATGATCAGTCGGGATAAGCCCCATAACCAGCACACTGAATTGCATGTAAACGTAGTCTGTGAGATTATGTTTGAGATGttctttatttttgttgtttttatgtaCATTCATCATGAGTAAGTATACCAAATGTTAATCAGCTAACTTTTGCACGATGCCGTCTTTTGAGCCTAAATCCTGTCATTGTCTGTTTTGTAAACAAGGTATTTGGTATGTCTGTTATGTTTAACATGATGTGATATAAACAGGTCGCACTTTAGTTTAAACGTGTTacatttgttttaatgtacTAAATATTATATGTAGTCTCTTGAAAATGTATATTTGCTgcgaaaataaaatatatttaccaACTATTTCAATAGCATTAGTTTTTCTTTCAATGTAACGAAAGAGGAATTAAATTGATATTTTATTCATAATTCCAAAGTTCGGCAGTGTAAGATAAAGTAAACGGATGACTATCCCATGTGGGATGCAGTGCTGCATGGTTGAGAAATTAAAGCAGGTGCCTCTGTTCCAACAGACGCTTGGGTCACAGGCTCTTGGAGCAGCAAAGGGATCTGAGACCATTGGCTGGCGCCTCGCCACCCAGGACAGCACCACCAGTTTTCACTTCTCCAAAGAGCCTGATAGTAGCCCTGCTGTTGTTTTGCGCAACAAGCATGCGTGTAAAGGTATCACCTTTCCATCTAACCCCCCCCCATACCTTTTTAAAAGATGGGAGTGTTGGCCCATCAAGTCTTTCAATATTATGATGCATTTAAACAACAATCTTTCAAAGAACTCATTAATTACTCAGCATTTTGCTCAAAAAGCACCAAAAACAATTTGGTTAAGAATATTAACATTAATTTTACAGCAATATTTCTTAAAAAGGTTCTTATATTCTGTGTGTTAAATTTACTTAATGGGTAAATTGATCTGATCTCCATCCAGCCACCAAATACATCAGCAAATCCGAGGACAACCTGCTGTCTCCCCAGCAAGGCCCTGAGGACCTCCATACCTCCTGGAGCGGCGAGACACCTGATGGGGCCCCACCTTACCTGCACGACTCCTTCGCCGACACCCCCATGAACGTGTGCCTTAAAAACAACTACTTCTCTGAGCCAGCTATCGTCACCGCTGCCAAGCCCCCTACTGTCTGCAGCCTTCCCAAGACCCTCTGCTGCGCAACCAGCGTTGAGAGCCTGGACAGCGCCTGTTCCATCGCTGAGGAGAGTGCCCCGACCCGCCCCACCCTGCTGAAGATCAAGAGGGCCTTTGGCGAGTCTGGAAGTGACCTCCATGCTGTAGTGAAGGAGCACAGCACCCCATGTGGATGGGAGGAGGCAGGACGACAGGAGAGGAGCCACGTTAGTGAGGCCGACGCCTCTGTGCCAAATGATGGTGACGAGACACCGAAGAGTGAATGCTGCTCGGGTGTCCGATCCCCTGCACATAAGTGCGTATTGGGCAAGCAAAATATCACCTTTGGACAAATCGAGATTGTTCCCCTGTCCCCTCTGCACATAGACAGTGCCTTGTTTGAGTACAGTGGGTGGGACGGCAAAGAGCAGTGCAGGGGGTCCCTGGACACATCCACCCGTGCCGTCTGTGGCAGTTGCGACACTCTAGATCCGGATGAGACGCCAGACACGGTCAACTGCAGCCAGTTGGTTGATGCGCTGGACATTCAGAGTCCTGTGGTGTTCAGGCTGAACTCTGTGGGCTGCCAGTCTACTCCACACCAAGCCCAGTCAGAGGTGTTTAAAAAACCATCACTGCCGCAGGGCCAGACCAGTGGAGGGACTAAGCCACGGCAAGACACTGTTGAACCAGAAAGTGAGCCTTCACTAACGGCTCAGCAGGTCAAGGATGCTCAGACCATAAAGGTCCAGGACCAGATCCAAAAGTTTAACATGCTCACCCTTAAATCACCCCAGGCTAAGAGGGTCCGATCACCCCTCAAGTTCCAGAGGACTCCAGTACGCCATTCTGTTAGGAGGATCAATTCTCTCCTGGAGAACTCCCGAAAACCAGGGGCCCAATCAGACCTTCTCACGAAGCCCGGACCTATGCTGAAGACCACGAGCCTGGACGCTGGTCTTTCCGTTGCAACTCCGCTTCAGCCCATCCCTGCAGATCCTTTCCAGCCGGACGCATTGGTCACTAAGGTGCCTTCCTTCTCCAAAACCAGGCCCCCAGTCCCCCCCAAGAGGGTCTCTATCCGTAACCCCTCCAGGATCTCTGCTCTGGGGGACGTGACTAATAAGGTGCCACAAAGGGTGAAAGATGACATCCCACTAGCCAATAAGAGTGAATCCTCCGAGCTCCCTCAGAAGTCAGCAGCACAGCAGTTGGCCAAGAGGGAGACTACTCATTACCGGGGCTCCCCTAGGAACCCACTGAATGGCGGCAGGCTCCTGTCCGCCACTAAACCCATAGACCTTTGAGCCATTCCCACTGCTGATGAGCCTTGAGCCCTGACAGGACCTTGAAACTGTTTGTGACTTGATTTCTGAACCATTCCTTATGTTACTCCTTAtgcttattgtttttttcaggggatcttaatttatttttttatcatccTTATCTTTGTAGAGCAGCTTGAGTTTTTTTGTTATGGTTGAATGTGGTTGAAGTCTGAGGACTTAAGGCTGTTGTTGAAGGTAGACTTTAGTAGAGCTTGAATGCTGAGTAGTGTAAAGTGTCCTGGGAAGTGTGTTTAGATGAGAAGTGTGTTGGAAGTGTTGTGGTTTGAAagttgatgtgtttttttctttaaatgtttttttttgttggattTGTTTTAATTTATCTCTTATGTCTGGCAAAATCTTTGAGTCTTCTAAGAAGATGAAGATGTAACTGCAACGGTGAAATTATGAACAAGTGTCAAACAGTATTAGTTCTTCTTAAGTCTGCTTCCAATTTGCTGTCCCAAATTTCAATTGcgaaaaaaatattgttatctGAAACTGAAGGGGTAATTGTGACTGATTTGTAAAATTgatatttaacatttttattgGCATATAAATATTATCCAAGATCCTACTCTGTTGTCTGTGCTACTTGTTTTAGCCACCAGGTGGTGCTTGCAGTATTACCCATAGGCACACTTTGTTTGATTGTTCAAGTGACCCTATTGTACACAGACGCCTGAACTGAAAATGCCCTTTTGACCCAATGAAGGGTTTAGAAATGTGCATACAAGTTCCAAGCTACTTTCAAGAAGTCTACCAAATCAAATGTTTGGGTTTGGAGGCAGAGGCACCATACCTCAGATCTTGTGATGCAAATCTGTATCTACATACACCATTGGAATCAACTCCTGAGGAAACACAACGTGACTTTGAGCAATGTTGTTTAGCAGTGTTCCTGAGCATTTCTTTCTTTGGGAAAGTTTAATCATCAATCAGTAGGCACTTTTTCATCctccaatcagaacacatgtGGGTGCCTAGCATCATTGCTCAAGAAGTCGGTTAAACATCACCTGGGTTGTTGcagcatgtactgtaggtaAGTGACAAACCTGGCTAAATTAACCCAGATGAAGTGGTAAATATTCTAATGGATGAGGCCTATGGCTTCATTTACCTGACCAGAACAATGCCAGAAGTCTTGTTTTGGGACCTTTACCACTATGAGTTACAGTAACttcccaggtttgtcactaacgctcccacacacagctgcgttccgtcaacgcattccagtgggtgttcccgacggtggctatgcaaatgacttgaagtaaaaccgtaatgtgattggttggtgccgtccgtagattggcttgattggccggtgccgtctgtcggtgcagcaacagctgaactcctcaacgcgagcagcgggagaaacgcgacgcgacgacccacaattcagttcggcaacggatcacttgagcccatttaaagtgaatgggatgcgtctccaacaacgcgatgcacgcagctgtgtgtgggagccataACCCAAGtacttacaaataaaaaaatatataagacATCAATATAATCGAGGGGAAAAACTCTTGCCCTAAGGCTTTAGATAACCATCCTTGCCATCCTCTCCTTATATTTTGTGTGGACAAATGCAAATTTAAAAGTCACCTTAGTCTATCTATTGTGATCCTTGAGTAAGTAGCCACAGCTCTGAATTCTTGGTAAATAGGcacatttttttaaactctGAAGCAGTATTGATTACCATTGTTCAGCATACTATACATTTAATGGTAGAAGATTAAAACTCAACACATAAATACAACATCACATCAAGACATGAGGGTTCTAATGATTCACTTTGCTCACTTTTGTCAGTTTCCTTAGATTAGTCGTCATACCTTTCGGACAACACTTCCATGACACCATGTACTCAAGGAGAAGAACTGGAATGTGAGGCCAGGTACAACTCAGTcttgtgtgtcagagagactACTGTGATGCATAAGCTataacagagactttctaatgaggagagacagcactcaaaaaatcctccatagaaatgcatggggttagtttgtaacgccaatatggccgttgtctacacatatcccaccccttcctcggcaaaacgtcgacaagtgaatacattgagtcaatcatgtggtgtgatgtgaatactt
Above is a genomic segment from Alosa alosa isolate M-15738 ecotype Scorff River chromosome 19, AALO_Geno_1.1, whole genome shotgun sequence containing:
- the arhgap11a gene encoding rho GTPase-activating protein 11A isoform X3, giving the protein MMKVLERNVMRLAVVQHIRATYNIKTKNWNKNKANSKLSTSQSVKVFGVALESLPHCPLLDYGSVPSFLVDACTYLLEHANTEGLFRKSGSILRLKALRAKLDQGEECLSSALPVDVAALLKQFFRELPEPVLSMELHAALLKAQELSTEEERTSATMLLSCVLPERNLNTLRYFFSFLQSVSQRSAENKMDSSNLSVIFAPNLLHFAEGAEKMNAGTERKLKLQAAVVHCFIQNARNFGVVPQFLQEKVPAMLGCGASLFSPPLDHAEEHAASSGLRRSHRRSLGDLVNGALNKLLVNRTPTNTPKSEGAVFSSATPVIMTPNTKRKLPLDSGHNHESSNKKRRSIKKNLGIELLPHVLFGAGSTPGSVHSASGVSPSVVSTGRTSRLTASSARRKSKRLSYRTHQINRHESGKTGCFSPRVPKKEAARKSLRMRFSLGKGIKDTTLGSQALGAAKGSETIGWRLATQDSTTSFHFSKEPDSSPAVVLRNKHACKATKYISKSEDNLLSPQQGPEDLHTSWSGETPDGAPPYLHDSFADTPMNVCLKNNYFSEPAIVTAAKPPTVCSLPKTLCCATSVESLDSACSIAEESAPTRPTLLKIKRAFGESGSDLHAVVKEHSTPCGWEEAGRQERSHVSEADASVPNDGDETPKSECCSGVRSPAHKCVLGKQNITFGQIEIVPLSPLHIDSALFEYSGWDGKEQCRGSLDTSTRAVCGSCDTLDPDETPDTVNCSQLVDALDIQSPVVFRLNSVGCQSTPHQAQSEVFKKPSLPQGQTSGGTKPRQDTVEPESEPSLTAQQVKDAQTIKVQDQIQKFNMLTLKSPQAKRVRSPLKFQRTPVRHSVRRINSLLENSRKPGAQSDLLTKPGPMLKTTSLDAGLSVATPLQPIPADPFQPDALVTKVPSFSKTRPPVPPKRVSIRNPSRISALGDVTNKVPQRVKDDIPLANKSESSELPQKSAAQQLAKRETTHYRGSPRNPLNGGRLLSATKPIDL
- the arhgap11a gene encoding rho GTPase-activating protein 11A isoform X1 encodes the protein MMKVLERNVMRLAVVQHIRATYNIKTKNWNKNKANSKLSTSQSVKVFGVALESLPHCPLLDYGSVPSFLVDACTYLLEHANTEGLFRKSGSILRLKALRAKLDQGEECLSSALPVDVAALLKQFFRELPEPVLSMELHAALLKAQELSTEEERTSATMLLSCVLPERNLNTLRYFFSFLQSVSQRSAENKMDSSNLSVIFAPNLLHFAEGAEKMNAGTERKLKLQAAVVHCFIQNARNFGVVPQFLQEKVPAMLGCGASLFSPPLDHAEEHAASSGLRRSHRRSLGVFSSATPVIMTPNTKRKLPLDSGHNHESSNKKRRSIKKNLGIELLPHVLFGAGSTPGSVHSASGVSPSVVSTGRTSRLTASSARRKSKRLSYRTHQINRHESGKTGCFSPRVPKKEAARKSLRMRFSLGKGIKDTTLGSQALGAAKGSETIGWRLATQDSTTSFHFSKEPDSSPAVVLRNKHACKATKYISKSEDNLLSPQQGPEDLHTSWSGETPDGAPPYLHDSFADTPMNVCLKNNYFSEPAIVTAAKPPTVCSLPKTLCCATSVESLDSACSIAEESAPTRPTLLKIKRAFGESGSDLHAVVKEHSTPCGWEEAGRQERSHVSEADASVPNDGDETPKSECCSGVRSPAHKCVLGKQNITFGQIEIVPLSPLHIDSALFEYSGWDGKEQCRGSLDTSTRAVCGSCDTLDPDETPDTVNCSQLVDALDIQSPVVFRLNSVGCQSTPHQAQSEVFKKPSLPQGQTSGGTKPRQDTVEPESEPSLTAQQVKDAQTIKVQDQIQKFNMLTLKSPQAKRVRSPLKFQRTPVRHSVRRINSLLENSRKPGAQSDLLTKPGPMLKTTSLDAGLSVATPLQPIPADPFQPDALVTKVPSFSKTRPPVPPKRVSIRNPSRISALGDVTNKVPQRVKDDIPLANKSESSELPQKSAAQQLAKRETTHYRGSPRNPLNGGRLLSATKPIDL
- the arhgap11a gene encoding rho GTPase-activating protein 11A isoform X2; this translates as MKVLERNVMRLAVVQHIRATYNIKTKNWNKNKANSKLSTSQSVKVFGVALESLPHCPLLDYGSVPSFLVDACTYLLEHANTEGLFRKSGSILRLKALRAKLDQGEECLSSALPVDVAALLKQFFRELPEPVLSMELHAALLKAQELSTEEERTSATMLLSCVLPERNLNTLRYFFSFLQSVSQRSAENKMDSSNLSVIFAPNLLHFAEGAEKMNAGTERKLKLQAAVVHCFIQNARNFGVVPQFLQEKVPAMLGCGASLFSPPLDHAEEHAASSGLRRSHRRSLGVFSSATPVIMTPNTKRKLPLDSGHNHESSNKKRRSIKKNLGIELLPHVLFGAGSTPGSVHSASGVSPSVVSTGRTSRLTASSARRKSKRLSYRTHQINRHESGKTGCFSPRVPKKEAARKSLRMRFSLGKGIKDTTLGSQALGAAKGSETIGWRLATQDSTTSFHFSKEPDSSPAVVLRNKHACKATKYISKSEDNLLSPQQGPEDLHTSWSGETPDGAPPYLHDSFADTPMNVCLKNNYFSEPAIVTAAKPPTVCSLPKTLCCATSVESLDSACSIAEESAPTRPTLLKIKRAFGESGSDLHAVVKEHSTPCGWEEAGRQERSHVSEADASVPNDGDETPKSECCSGVRSPAHKCVLGKQNITFGQIEIVPLSPLHIDSALFEYSGWDGKEQCRGSLDTSTRAVCGSCDTLDPDETPDTVNCSQLVDALDIQSPVVFRLNSVGCQSTPHQAQSEVFKKPSLPQGQTSGGTKPRQDTVEPESEPSLTAQQVKDAQTIKVQDQIQKFNMLTLKSPQAKRVRSPLKFQRTPVRHSVRRINSLLENSRKPGAQSDLLTKPGPMLKTTSLDAGLSVATPLQPIPADPFQPDALVTKVPSFSKTRPPVPPKRVSIRNPSRISALGDVTNKVPQRVKDDIPLANKSESSELPQKSAAQQLAKRETTHYRGSPRNPLNGGRLLSATKPIDL